The region CGCAGTCTTTGAGGAACATTGCGAAAGACTGCGAATTGTTGCCGGACTTCGCTTGCTGTGCTGCGAAACACATGGCTCATGTGTGTTAACGCCGACGGGGAGAACCAAGAACCACGACCTTCTACCGGACACAAAACCATGGCCAAAGAAAACAAGACCGCCGACCTTCGCACCGCAATGCAACAACTCGACCCGGCGACCTACCAAGAGATTCGGGAAAGCTACTACCGCATTGCCGTCAACCTCAAACCGCTGGCCGACGCTTTGGAGAAGGCCGACGCCGACCAAGGCGGCCACGCCGGACCGCTGCTCGACGAGCATTTTCTTTTCCTGCAAATGTACGACCTGCTTCGCAAGAGCAACCTTGGCGGGGTCGTGTGAACCGAAAGCCGAAACGCCGGCCCCTTTCCTCGAACGAATCGGGCCGGCGTCGTCGCGGGCGGTTCCCGCGGCCTGACGATGGCAGCCAACCATACGAACTCAAGCATTGGAGACAGATGAATGAAGAAGGCAGACGTAAAAATCGGTGGTGAGTACTACGCGACGGTCACAAACAAGAAGGTCGTTGTCCGTATCGACGCGGAAAACACCTCGGGCGGTTGGGACGCAACCAACCTTTCGACAAACAAGAAGGTCCGCATCAAAACGGCCGGTCGGTTGCAAGGACCGGCACGGACGGCGGAGTCGACTGCGAAGCCCGCCACGCGAGTAAAGAAGCGAGTCGCCAAGAAGAAGTCCGACACCAGCACCGGCGACGAGAAAAAGCTTTCCTGCGCGAAAGCCGCCTTGCAGGTTTTGGAATCCGCCGGCGAACCCATGAACACGCAGGAAATGATCGCCGCGATGGTTGACCAGAACCTTTGGGAAAGCCCCGGCGGAAAGACTCCGCACGCGACGTTGTACTCGGCAATCCTTCGCGACTTGGCCAAGGGCGACGAAAGCCGGTTCGTGAAGACGGAACGCGGCCGGTTCACGGTTCGCACATAGGAGGCCGGCGAAATGTTTATCGGAGACGTTCGACAAATCGAGGACCTTGCGGAAGGGGAAACGGCAACGCCGGAACCCGACATGGGATACGAACTGCGGACCGCCATTGGCGACCGCTTTGAACACGGTACAGTGGAACACCTGGTTCGACGCGGCGACATGATCATCGCGAGAACAACCGCCGGCGAAGAGTTCTCGGTTGTGGGCCGAAACGCGCACGTCTTGGTTCCCCTCTCTTTGTAGCTTCGACACTTTCTTCCCCCGGCGAACGCTTCGCCACACACGCCCGACGTTGGCCACGGTCGGGCGTTTTGCCGTGCGTCGGCTACTTGGCCGCATCACTCCACAAGGCCACACGCGGCAACGACGGCCGCGCTTTGTCGAAGCCGAAAAACAAAGCGAATCTTTCAGCATGCTTTGCAAAGTTCGCTTGCTGTGTTGGCGAACGCATGGCTCATGTGTGTTAACGCGAACGCCGCTTCTTTCCACGAACACGGAGAACCCGAATGAGCAAAGTTCAAACCCTAAATCCTCGGCCGATCGAGCCGGCCCCGGCCTATGAGAACGGACACCAAATCGCTCGCGACTTGTTACAGCACATCGAGCTGCAACTGGACCGCATGATGCGGCCGGATAGCAAAGACCTACGGTGGCAACACGTACGCGCGGTCAACCTCATCAACGCTCAGCTATCGGAGGTCGCAACGCTACTCGACGAAACGAACGGAGTCAGAAACTGATGAAAACCAAATGTGACTTCAAGGCGGGCGACCGAATCCGTTTGCTTTCGATGGACGACCCCGACCCGATCCCCGCCGGCACCATCGGAACGGTTGTCGCCGTGTATCCGCAAAGCGATTGGACGCAAGTCGACGTGAATTGGGAGGGCGACCGTTCACTGATGCTCTCCATTCCGCCAGACCAAGTTCAACGCATCGATGCCTCACCCCAAAACCAATCAGGAGAATAAACCATGTCCACTCGCGCTGTGATCGCCCTAAAACTGCCCGACGAATCTGTCGTCGCAACGTACTTGCACTTCGACGGCTATCCCGGTCACGTGATGCCGATCCTTGAAGGAGGCTACCTCGATCCGGACGAAGCATTGGAGTTGATAGAAGGCGGCGAGTTGCGATCACTATCGCCGCGGCCAGCCCAGCCCGAGTACTTTGCAACCAGCCGGCCAACTGAAGTGCTACGTTCTGCCGACGAGTTGCTGCGTCTGGCTCGGTATCTGAACGCCGAGCACATTTACTTCTATGGTGATGAACGTTGGACCCATCAAAAACTCTGATGCCGCCGCTCATCGCATATTCTCCTCGCGAGCGCCGACGGGAATCGGTGCCTCGCCGGTCCGCTCAAGCACCGCGGCTTTGCCGGTAAACCGCTGGTAGCGATCCACGATCACGTCGCAGTACGGCGGATCGAGTTCCATCAAGAAAGCTTTGCGGCCGGTCTGCTCGGCACCGATTAACGTCGAACCGCTGCCGCCAAAGAGATCGAGGACGTTGTCGCCGCGCCGCGATGAATACTGCATCGCCATCACCGCGAGCTCGGCCGGTTTGCCGGTGAGGTGTTCCAACTGCTGCGGCGGAATCTTCTTGACGTGCCACAGATCTGTCGCGTTGTTCGGTCCGAAGAATTTGTGACCGGCACCCTCCTTCCAGCCGTAGAACGCCCATTCGTGCGCGCCCATGAAGTCTTTGCGCGTCATCACTGGGTGCATCTTGTCCCAGATGATGGCCTGCGAGAAATACAAGCCGGCCTTGGCCAACACGGGCGGATAATTCGCGATGTTCGAAAAGCCTCCCCAGATGTAGAAGCTTCGGCCGGGTTCGAGAACGCGAGCGATGTTGCCGAACCAGGCTTCGAGCAAGCGATTGAATTCCTCGTCCGAAACAAAATCGTTTGCAAGTGGCCGATCCTTGGCTCGCATCTTCTTCGGACCGTCTTTCGATTTCCCTTTGCCGGCCTCAAAAGAACTGTTGCCTGCGGCGATCGCGTTCTTGCTACGTGGTTCAACCTTCACGTTGTACGGGGGATCCGTATTGCACAATTGGATCTTCGCACCGTTCAATAGCCGATCGAGGTCTTCCACGCTGGTCGAGTCGCCGCACAGTAGTCGGTGGTCTCCGAGGATCCAGAGGTCGCCGGGTTGCGTAACTGGGGCGTCGGGAGGTTCTGGGATGTCGTTGGGATCGGTGAGCCCCGGTTCAACGCCTGGATCGAGCAGCTTGGCCAGTTCGTCGCTGTTGAAACCGAGCAGTTCACAATCGAATCCAACATGCTGAAGCTCGCCGATTTCGAGCGGCAGCAGATCGTAGTCCCACTCGGCGTTCTCGCCGGTGCGGTTGTCGGCGATGCGGTAGGCCTTCACCGCCTCAGGCTCAAGGTCCGTTGCGACGTGAACCGGCACCTCGGCAAGGTTCAACTGCTTGGCGGCTTTCCAGCGTGTATGGCCGACGATGATGACACCGTCGGGATCGACGACGATCGGCTGCCGGAAGCCGAACTCGTTGATGGATTGGACGACGGGGGCAACCGCGTCATCATTGATTCGAGGATTCTTCTCGTAAGGCTTGATCCGATCAAGCGACCACATTTCGACCTGCATGTGCAAAAGCCCTTCCAAGGCGAGGAGAGAAACGGAAGGGTTTGGTCGGTGGGTGGTTGTTTAGATGGCTGGTTGGTTTGGAGCCTTGGATTCTCTATCGCTTGCTCCTACTCTTTGCCAAAGAAACGCTTCAATCGTTTCCCGATGCTAGGACGCTCGGGCTGTTCTGGCAAAACGCATCCTTTTGCACGTAGATAGGCTTCGACGTCTGAATGTCCGAACAATTCAGCCATCATCAAAGCATTGATGTTATCCCCATTATGCTCGTTGAAGAAAACTTCATGGAGGTCGGCGCCGTGGTGCTCAAGCAGCTTAACCATCTCAAGTGAGTGGTTCATACGGCTCGTTACACACGTAAGCACATGTCGCTCGTCGGAGCTAATCTTCGCACCATGCTCGAGCAGTAATTGAACCATGTCAGGACGGTCAGACGAAATGGCCGTGCCGAGCGGAGTGCCGAGGTCGCATTTCTCATTTACGTCGCACCCCATCTCGATCAACATGATCGTCATTTCCCGATGACCACTGTCGACGGCGGCGTCCAACCACCCGCCGACGCCCTCGTTGTAGTGAATGAGGTCTCGATCAGATTCAAGCTGCTGCCGTACGAACGAAATGTTGTTGCTCTCAACGGCCTCTGTCATCTTGGTCAAGAATTCTTCGTCGTACTTCGTCATAAACTCGGAGGTGCTCACTCATGATGAATTCGGGCGATTGGATCCGATAAGCTTACCAAAAATCTATTCGGACAAACAAAACAAACTGTGCCCAATAGCGCGGCTGTTCCCGCGGCCCTTGTGAGAAAACGATTCGGCCGGAAGTACCTAAACGACTTCGCCGGCGTCGATTGAGAACTTCTTTCCCTCTTTCATCCCCTGTCGCATAGACACACACATACGCGGGCATATCGCGTGCGCGGGTGGGTGCGGGTGAATATGTGAAAGAAGAGATTTTTTTCTTATATTTACGTGTTTTACGACCAAACTTCCTTCACCCTTCTTTCTCGTTCGTTCACTCTCTTTCACCCCGCGACGACCGACATCATTCACTTTCACCCCGTTCCTTCACCATCCTCTTTGGCCATCGCCTGCTCGGTCATTCGGTAACCGCGCTGTGGACGTCCTGCGGTCTCCGCAGAGATGATATTGAGGTCGCCTTGCTGAACCAACGTGTCAATCAATTGATGAAACACCTTCGCTTCCATCTTCATCCGCTTGAGCAACACACTATGCGGTAGCGTCCGCTCGGGTGCCTTGCGTAGCTTTTCAAGAAGTCGCAGGCATTCACCATGAAACGGATTCTCGGCCACGTGAGACGCCGCCATGAACAACATGCGACGCGTTTGATGCTCAACGACCTCGATGGCCCAACGGGCTGATTCGGCATCGATGATCGGATCACGGCAGTTGCGACTGATGGCATGGATCAACGCGAGTTTGCGAGTCTGTTCGCTCACTCGCCCCCAAACCGTCGTTCCGACCGAATCATTGTCCTCCTCCGCGGCATCGTACATCTCCTCCGCGTTGACTCGGGCGTCGCTCAGGAGTTGCCTAGCGCTATCGTCATGGGGAACGATCGCCGGCGTTGGGTTCCAATCGACAAGATTGCCGGCGCCAGGACGAAAGTTCTCCCACCATGCCGCAGTGTCGCGAATCGAGTCTGGAATGTCTCGGATCTTGGGCTCCTGACCTTTGCCGCGCCGGCCGCATTCGAAGATCAGCATGCGAGCGAAAAGACCATTGGTTAGCATTCGCTCCGAGAGAGCGGCGTAGTAGTGGTTCGGGATCGCAGTGCCGAAGACAACCAAGTGGGGTTGGTTGATAACGCCGGCCGCTTCTTTCCCCGCCTTGCGTCGCATCGGGTACACGCTGTTCGCCGACGAGTACATGGTCAGCAGCGTTGACATGATCTGCTCGTGCCGGGCGTCGCGGGATTTGTTGATCGATTGCAGGAGTCCGTCGATCTCGTCGGTTTGAAACAGCGTCGACTCGGTCAGAAACAACGAGTCCTGGATACCTTCGCCAGATGCAAAGCGTTCCCCGACGCAGTCGGCCATTCCGACTTGTTGCAGGATTTGCATGTTCAGCTTGCGCGGCCAGTCCTTGCCCGCGGCGGAATGAGCCAGTCCGAGCAGATATAGATTCGTCCGGTTATCGCCGGGATCACGAACGCGTCGGCCCGCAAGAACGGCTTGCAACGATACCGCTCCGCAAAACGCCATCACTGTGTTTGGATAGGGCGCACATTCGAGGCAGTGGTCCATGACCTCGGCGATGAATCCAGGGCAACGCAAAAGCGATTCGGGCAACACACCGGGATCTTCCGGCATCGGCTTTGGAAGATCAGGGTCGACTTGGACGACTTTGGTTACCGGCTCGGTATTGAAACCGCTGAGGTCCACAGCGATCCCAGCAGGTTCCATCGGACTATCGTCGCGAAGCCATCCGAACGGTCGATCATGTGGTTTGATAACCGCCTGATTGATTTTGTGTTGCAACTCGCGATCAGACCACGGCGGTTGGCATCGCGGGTTGTACTCGGATTGAAGGATCGCGAGGGCGCGTTCGGGTTCGATTCCGAAGCCATGCACCAGTGCGGTGGCGGCAGCAAAGGTTTGCGAGTGACCGTTCGAACCGGCGATCGCTGGCGGCATCGCGGCGAGGTAGGCGATGGCCCGCTGTTCCAGGTTGTAGTCGATTGATCGACTAGCAGCTCGCGAATCCGGTTCTTGAGCGAGTGAAGCAACAAACTGGCCACGTTTGACGATAACGGCATCGGCGAGGGCCTTCACGCAAACCGCCAACATGGGAGCAGGTACGATCGCGGGTTCGGAGTCGAGAAAGTCATAGGGTTCACCATCCGGGTGGATGCTCGGGCCAACGACGGTTTGAGCACCGGTGGACCGGATCTCGACGATCATCGAGCCGTTTCGATCGGTATGTTTCGCGGTGGTCGCGCCGACGGCGATGTACCAGCGATGGGACTTGGGCGAAGACGGCCGGCCGGTGATAGCCGGCGTCGGCGGCAGGTACTGATCGGCCAATTCGATCGCCTCTGGGCAATCGAGATCAACATCAACGAGCCAGCCCGAGGGCTCACCCAAGATCAATCCGATGTTGCAGCCTTCGGGGAAAACTTCAGGCGTCAGACGGAGTCTTGTCCAGTCGCGTCGAGCCGGCGACTTGGAGCGTGGGCGCAGCGGAACAGCGAACCATCCACGCTCGCGGTAGTTCGCTACCCACGAGCGCGCGTCCATCGGTTCGGGTTCCACCATCGACATTTACTCCCCCTGCAATTCCCTGAATGACTTCGGCCAACGACTCAGCGGTCGACCGGATCCATGTTTGGAATCTGCAGAACCAGGGTTTCGAACTCGTCGATGGTTTCATTGAGTTCGTTGTCACCGAATTGTTTGGCGACATCGCGACAGGTTTCAGCAGCTGCGAAGATTTCGTATCGCCACGTGTTCCAGCGATGGCGATCACCGGTCGTCATCGACCAGGCACACTTGGACCAGAGATCCGTCGAAACGGGGCATTTGACGGGCAGCGTCATGTTGTGATGCAGCCGATGCACGATCGGATCACTCGACTCGTCGGTATCCGTCAAGTCGTACTTTGCAGACTTCGTTTGCATGGGGGCGTTTTGATAACAATCCTCATCGTCTTCGTCGTAAAACTCGATGGCAAGACTGCGAAGCTGCTTGCTCGGTGGTAGATCGCTGACGATGTGAAGTCCGTCGAAGGGTCCGTCAAATAGCTCGAAGCGTTGTTGCACAAACAATCCTTTTATTAGCGGGGCGAGAGACGATGGGGAATTGATTTAGAACGGCGCTTCTTCGAGAGCCGTATTCGGAATCGCGGAAAGCTGATGGTGGACGATGCGGTCGTACCGTTGGCCGGAGATCGACCGGACGGTAATGGACTCGGGTGCCGCCAGTAGTCCGGCATCGGCCAGTGCCAGTGCTTCGTCCGCATCGTCAGGACACGGATCGAGGCAGCGTTCTCTCCACCAAGTCTCCGCTTTGCGTTTGGCGAAGCCGGAATGCTCAATGCAGATGAATTCGCTTTGCCAGTGATCGAGGCCGATCATGTAGTCGACGCGTAAGCATCGAGGCGCCTCGTCTCCGGCGTCGCGTTTTCGGTGAACGCGATAAACCACATCGTGGACGTCATATTCCGTGTCGGTGACTTCGCCTGATAGCACGCCAGCTTCACTCGCCTGTGCCTCGTGCGATTCGCGTTCAGGCGGGGGAAAAGGCTGCCCGCATTCCGGACAGTTCGCATAGCCACACGCGACCAACGCGTGGCAATTCTCGCATTCTTTGCCCGGTGGCAGTTGTCCGGATCGTGATTGCTTTTCCTTGGGTTTGATCTGATCGATCGGCCCGTGGCGTTCGATGTTGCCTCCGAAGTCGAGGACCAGGCAGTTCTGTTTGGCAGGATGCAATCGAAAGCCGCGGCCGACGCACTGGTAAAGCAGCCCGGGTGACATGGTGGGGCGCAGCATCACCACGCAGTCGACGCGAGGAGCGTCAAAACCGGTTGTCAGCACATTGACATTGCAT is a window of Roseiconus lacunae DNA encoding:
- a CDS encoding DNA modification methylase, with the protein product MQVEMWSLDRIKPYEKNPRINDDAVAPVVQSINEFGFRQPIVVDPDGVIIVGHTRWKAAKQLNLAEVPVHVATDLEPEAVKAYRIADNRTGENAEWDYDLLPLEIGELQHVGFDCELLGFNSDELAKLLDPGVEPGLTDPNDIPEPPDAPVTQPGDLWILGDHRLLCGDSTSVEDLDRLLNGAKIQLCNTDPPYNVKVEPRSKNAIAAGNSSFEAGKGKSKDGPKKMRAKDRPLANDFVSDEEFNRLLEAWFGNIARVLEPGRSFYIWGGFSNIANYPPVLAKAGLYFSQAIIWDKMHPVMTRKDFMGAHEWAFYGWKEGAGHKFFGPNNATDLWHVKKIPPQQLEHLTGKPAELAVMAMQYSSRRGDNVLDLFGGSGSTLIGAEQTGRKAFLMELDPPYCDVIVDRYQRFTGKAAVLERTGEAPIPVGAREENMR
- a CDS encoding winged helix-turn-helix domain-containing protein; translated protein: MKKADVKIGGEYYATVTNKKVVVRIDAENTSGGWDATNLSTNKKVRIKTAGRLQGPARTAESTAKPATRVKKRVAKKKSDTSTGDEKKLSCAKAALQVLESAGEPMNTQEMIAAMVDQNLWESPGGKTPHATLYSAILRDLAKGDESRFVKTERGRFTVRT
- a CDS encoding ankyrin repeat domain-containing protein; the protein is MSTSEFMTKYDEEFLTKMTEAVESNNISFVRQQLESDRDLIHYNEGVGGWLDAAVDSGHREMTIMLIEMGCDVNEKCDLGTPLGTAISSDRPDMVQLLLEHGAKISSDERHVLTCVTSRMNHSLEMVKLLEHHGADLHEVFFNEHNGDNINALMMAELFGHSDVEAYLRAKGCVLPEQPERPSIGKRLKRFFGKE
- a CDS encoding bifunctional DNA primase/polymerase, coding for MDARSWVANYRERGWFAVPLRPRSKSPARRDWTRLRLTPEVFPEGCNIGLILGEPSGWLVDVDLDCPEAIELADQYLPPTPAITGRPSSPKSHRWYIAVGATTAKHTDRNGSMIVEIRSTGAQTVVGPSIHPDGEPYDFLDSEPAIVPAPMLAVCVKALADAVIVKRGQFVASLAQEPDSRAASRSIDYNLEQRAIAYLAAMPPAIAGSNGHSQTFAAATALVHGFGIEPERALAILQSEYNPRCQPPWSDRELQHKINQAVIKPHDRPFGWLRDDSPMEPAGIAVDLSGFNTEPVTKVVQVDPDLPKPMPEDPGVLPESLLRCPGFIAEVMDHCLECAPYPNTVMAFCGAVSLQAVLAGRRVRDPGDNRTNLYLLGLAHSAAGKDWPRKLNMQILQQVGMADCVGERFASGEGIQDSLFLTESTLFQTDEIDGLLQSINKSRDARHEQIMSTLLTMYSSANSVYPMRRKAGKEAAGVINQPHLVVFGTAIPNHYYAALSERMLTNGLFARMLIFECGRRGKGQEPKIRDIPDSIRDTAAWWENFRPGAGNLVDWNPTPAIVPHDDSARQLLSDARVNAEEMYDAAEEDNDSVGTTVWGRVSEQTRKLALIHAISRNCRDPIIDAESARWAIEVVEHQTRRMLFMAASHVAENPFHGECLRLLEKLRKAPERTLPHSVLLKRMKMEAKVFHQLIDTLVQQGDLNIISAETAGRPQRGYRMTEQAMAKEDGEGTG
- a CDS encoding DUF4314 domain-containing protein, which encodes MKTKCDFKAGDRIRLLSMDDPDPIPAGTIGTVVAVYPQSDWTQVDVNWEGDRSLMLSIPPDQVQRIDASPQNQSGE